The genomic region ATTCCATTCTTATGCTCAACCCTATCCCTAGCTTTCCATTTCATCCCAGTCCTGGTTCCATCCCTGCCTCTGATACGTTTCCGACCCTCATGCCAGCTCTAATCCTGAACTTCTCTTCTGCAGATTCAATGGCTCCACCCAGGCCTCCGAGGGCAggtgagctggggctgggggtacAGGAGACCAGTGCTGGCTTTGTCCTGCTCTGGGCCTGAGCAAccattcttccccctcccccccaggaaATAAAACGGagaaccccccacctccctgcaagTCCCCAAAGATCAAAGGTGAGAATCTAGGGCTGGGGTCTTTTGGCTTACCTGGATGAAGCCCTGGTCTGCATAACCATTGTCTTTCTGACCTCTTCTAGGCCTGGACCTCACCCCTGTCCCCCGAACATCTCCTCAACTGGGTGAGCAGTGGGAAGACCTTTTAAGAAGCCTGAGAGGAGACACCTGGAAGTCTTCCCTTCAGTTCTCCAATTCTGATTAGAGAACAAATCAGATGGGATGAGGGAGGTGTTGATCTTGGAAGACAGAGTCTTTCAACAGCTTTTTTCCCCAGCAACTTTGAATCAaccttttcccccctttctcccaGGTGTCAGTCTGGAGCATCCTCCGTTCCAGCCATCCCTAGCTAGTAAGTCCTCATGTCCTCCCTGTGGATCCCTATCTTCCCTCTCATGGTCGCATGTATGCTTGAGTCAGACCTCTAGCCACAGAGGGAGACCCTGGGGGCAGAGAAATGTGTCCTTTCAGAAGCTCCTCCCCTCTGAGTCTAGACCAGACCCCGAGGGATGCAGGGTGCCTGACTGATAATTTTTAGGTTCCACCTCCTACTTGCATAAGGTATGGGAAACAGTCTCTGCCTCTGAAGCAAAGGTCCTAGAATGGGGAGCAGCTTGGACAGGGGCTGCTGAAGAGTATAAGAAAAGCATCATAAATGTTTGAAGCAGTGGGTCCAAGTAATACATGACCTCTCCAAGCCCTCAGGTTACTTATTTGCAAACTGGGAATAATAATTACATCTGTGTCATAAGGATCCAATAAGATAACAAGGATGTGACAGGTTTCTTGGCATACAGTAAGTTCTCTTGAGTGTTCTAGGTTAGGTTGTAGTTGTGTTAGGTTATGGTGATGGTGCTGGATTTGGAAATGGAGATAGGAATGGAGATGTGGCTTCATTTGGAGATGGAGAGGGGCTATAATTTGGAGAAGGGGTGGCCCCAGAGCACAGTAAGTGCTCTTCTGGGCTTCTTCACAGTTCTTTTCCCCTGATCCTCTCTTGCTGACCGCATCTGATGATACAGTCATGACcatggatctctgtctgtctgcttttGGAGAGAGGATCAAGtgtctcttcctcactctctgaaGCACTAATACTGGTCTCTGTCTCCATCCTCATCCCCCAGTAACTCCAGTGTCCCAGCTCAGTCAGAAGTCCAGGTGTTCTGGATGCTGTCAGGAGGAGAGACTGGTGGTGTACCTGTGCCTGCTGGTGGTGGTGTCCCTGGTCCTGGGCTGCACTGGTCTGGCTGTGACCCTGATTAAGTGTGAGTAGGAAGAGGATGGGGCATGGGGAGAAACTGAGCATTGATCATGGGAGGACTTAAGCCCAAGATGGATTCTTCCTCGTAGACCAGGAGATGGTAGAAGAGCTGAAGATATTAACCTTTCAGCAGATGACATGGCAAGCAAATGGTAAGTGGTTCCAATTGTCCCTTCATCCCACGCATATTGAACACTCAATGTGAGTCCTCAAACCCAACTCCAAGACCACTTCCAGTCCCATCTTTGCCAAGGCATGTGTTAGGTTTTGGGGCATAGGTAGGGTAGTGAGCACCTCAGGCCCAGATCCTGTTCTTGTggagtgtgtggtgtgtgtttgtgcatgtgagTCTGGACCTCTACCATCCAATATGGTGGCCATTAGTCTTGAGTCACTGGCTATTGAGCTCTTGCAGTGCAGTCATTCTgaactgagatgtgctgtaaTTGTGAAATACACACCAATGTCAAAGACTTGCtacaaaaaagaatgtaagatatcttaacaatattaataacaAGAATCTTTAATATTGATAACTCATTGAAATTATACTTTGGATATATTGGGATAAGTAAAGAAATAACATTGAAATTAATTTTGCCTGATTCTTTTGACTCTTTAAAAACATGGCCATTAGAACATTTAAAGTTATGTAtgtggtttatattttatttctgttggacagcacAGTCAGGTATTGAAAACCATTTACCAAATTATCACTCAAATGAGTAtaaaatttcaatctttttaaaaaaaaaaggtgcctaggtggctcagtgggttaagccgctgcctttggctcaggtcatgatctcagggtcctgggatcgagtcccacatcaggctctctgctcagcagggagcctgcttccctatctctctctctctctggctgcctctacgtctacttgtgatttctctctgtcagattaataaataaaatctttaaaaaaatgagtataaaatTTCAAATCTCAATGAATTGGCCAAAGGAAaatcattctattaaaaaaagtcTAATTAGGGATCTTGACATTATCTTTGGCAGGTTCAATAAGGGCTTCCCTAGGGAAAGAGTGCTATAGTtgagtgagagaagagaaaaaattgatCAAGTGAGATGTTGAGGGCTTCAGGTATATGCAAAGGCCCAGTGGTAGGAGGCAACATCATAAGTACAAGGGAGGAGGATGGTGGCTTGAATGAGAGTTGTGGCTATGAGGATGAAGAGAAGTGGGTGGAGCAGGAAGTTTTTAGGAGGTAAAAGTGACTAGACCTGGAGATGGACAGGAATGGCAGTGAGTAAGAGGGAAGGGTGTCAAGCTGGAAGAGGGCATGTTtgtgtgggagtggggagaatACACACATTAGTTGTAGCAAAGTCTTCTGGGTTGACATGGCCTTCACCATGTTTGTTGAAGTCTGAAAATTGTTCCATTCTATGTGCATGCCTTCTCTGAACATCTCAGATCAAGCCACTGTTTGCTCAAAACCTAGTGATGGCTTCTCACTGCCCAGAGTCCAACACGAAACTCTTGGCTTAGCATTCAAGGACCTGGATATCGGACCTCACCCTATTTTAAGCTTTAGCTCCATGAGGTTCACCTTGATGTCTACCACAGCAGCCTTCCCCAAAACACTTGCCTCTGTACCTTGGCTTCCAAGGTGGTGCCTGCCTGTGGAGCCTCCCTCTTCTGTTCACAGATACTGAGTCACCATCTCCCTCCAAAACCCAACTCCTCCAGGAAGTCCACCATCTCCACTCTTCCCCAACTCCCAGAGATCAATGCCTCCTAGGCATTGATCGAGGACCACTCTAGGACCCTCTCTAGGCACTGCACATGTCATTTTGAGTTCTAGCACCACTTACTAGAAAGAGGGTGCAGTGGGGAGCACTGATCTTGCTTGTGTCTTGTGTGTTTGCAGTcattggtgggtgggtgggtagatggggATTTGGGTTTCTAACCTTCCAGCCTATCTCTGCTAACAGTGACTGGCATGGCAGGGATAGCTGGCCTGAAGAAAGACATTGACCACATAAGAACTAACACCAACCAGTCCCTCCGAGAACTACGGGGGTTATTAGGTGAGTGGGACTTGGGGAACTGCCCTGAGATGGGGGGCATGACAGAGCTGGCACATTGCACAAATCCATGGGGTGACTCACACTGCCGTCTATCTGAATGGTGCTACCTGGAGTTGAGCAGTACACAGCCTGCACAACTTTATATGGCACACCATGTACATGACCCTGGCTCTGGGGCCATTCTGACAGCATTCTGTTCTGTCTCCAGATTGTACCAGGGTCACCTGCCCGGAGGGTTGGGTCCCTTTTGAGGGAAAGTGTTACTACTTCTCCCCAACCACCAAGTCATGGGATGAAGCCCGGAAGTTCTGCCAGGAGAATTATTCTCACTTGGTCATCATCAGTAGCTTTGCTGAACAGGTGATCTATCCATTCCAAGCCCTTGAGAATCATTGGGATTCACATATCCTTCCCTGGTCTGGATGGAGAGAAATTGGAATTGCTTTTGAGCCACTGAGACTTTTTTTAATAACAAGGTTGTGAGGACACGCCCTACTTGAGTTTAAATCCTGTTTGTGTTTCTTATGCTAAGTCTCAGTTTTTTCCTCTAACCTGGAGATAAAATAATGGCTATCTCTTAGCACTTTCTATTCTCCATGCTCTATTCCAAACATCTTACATCTTACATTAACATAGCTACAACCCTGTAGGTTAGGGTGTGAGTCAGGAGAGGTTATGTTGTGCTAAAGTAACACAGTCCCCGTAGCTCAATGATGAAAATGGAAGAGGCAACTCTGAACGCTTCCACTTACTTGTACTCAGAAAGCAAGTCACATGGGTCCTCCTATGCTTTTAGGTGGTAGGAAAATAGTTCCACCCGTGGAGGAGAATTGGCATTTTGTAAGCAGTTGCAATGATTTGAGGCTACCATGGTTAGATAGCAAAATGCTTTGTACATAGTACATATTATTTgtactttacagatgaggcaactgaggcacAGTACATTTAAGAAACTTGCCTGTGGTCATTTACAACTAGTGAGTGTCAGAGCTGGGATTGCATCAGAGCCCAGATGTTTGCATGGTTTATCTTtccccatcattttattttatgtgtgtcaTCATTTTCAAGTGGATTTCTTGTAGACAGAATAtagttggatcttgttttttaaattcaatctgACAATTTCTAGCTCTTCGTTGGTGTTTTTAGACTACTTATATTTGATGTCATTAAACTGATGGCTGAATGGAGTTTGTACTTGCAGAACTTTGTGGCTAAGGCTCATGGCTCTCCACGGGTATACTGGCTGGGGCTGAATGACAGGGACCGTGAAGGGGACTGGAAATGGCTGGATGGGTCACCTGTCACTCTGAGGCAAGTATTGAGGGCTCTTGGGGTCTCTGCTCCCTGTAGGTCTTTGTGCAGTTAGAGCCAGAAGATTCTCTAGAATCCTAGGCGAGGGCGGATAGAGGAAGCCTAAGGGTGCTTTTTTGCGGATAGGGCTTCTGGTCCCGGtaccttttaaattttcctcCATTGCAACATCTCCTTTTGGCACAACTGCTCACATACATCAGGTCCCCAGGCCAGCgggtaagggggaaaaaaacaaaggaagggtggtgacagggcaggaggaagaggaagttttTGATATGCCAAGAGGATGAACAGgatttctgtgtctgtctctgactctctggactttacatacattaacccatttgtttaatctttttaataatcCTGTAAGGAAAGTACTGTTAtcaactccattttatttttatcttatttcttgtcattttccattttcttatcatTATCTATTTTCaggatgaggagactgaggcacagagaggttaaccAACCTACCTCGGGTCAGAGAGCTAGCAGGTGGCACTGCCAACCAACGTATCTTTAAAGTCTATACTCTTAGCCATTATACTTTACTTTTTCAAGGagtgtatgtatttgtattttaagtaaatgttAACAAGCTGCCCCTCATAGTGGTTatacaaatttattctttcactggCTTCACTACGCTTTTCTTCTCCAAGAGCTCATCAAGCTTTTGTAATTTTTGATAGCTTAATTATAGGTGAAAATGGAATCACAATAtagtattaatttgcatttctcttataaTGCCTGAGAGGGGGTATCTTCTCATATGTTTAATAGCCACAGGTATTAACTTTTCTGTGACATGTTTATTCATATCATTGGCATATTTTTATattgggaattaaaaaaagattttatttatttgtcagagagagagagagactgcacacaagcaaggggagcggcaggcagagggagaagtgggctccccactgagcagggagcccgacacaggactcagtcccaggactcggggatcatgactggagccaaaggcagacgtttaactgactgagtcacccaggcttccctatactgggatttttttccttattgatttctaAGGACTCTTTATATATTAGAGATATTAGTGTCCTGATGGggatctcatttttta from Mustela erminea isolate mMusErm1 chromosome 1, mMusErm1.Pri, whole genome shotgun sequence harbors:
- the CLEC17A gene encoding C-type lectin domain family 17, member A, which codes for MYMYTNSGGQYLPGTREEEEDDGDDYENMAPPYKDLPPKPDSMAPPRPPRAGNKTENPPPPCKSPKIKGLDLTPVPRTSPQLGVSLEHPPFQPSLAITPVSQLSQKSRCSGCCQEERLVVYLCLLVVVSLVLGCTGLAVTLIKYQEMVEELKILTFQQMTWQANVTGMAGIAGLKKDIDHIRTNTNQSLRELRGLLDCTRVTCPEGWVPFEGKCYYFSPTTKSWDEARKFCQENYSHLVIISSFAEQNFVAKAHGSPRVYWLGLNDRDREGDWKWLDGSPVTLSFWDPEEPNNLFDEDCASMNKGGTWNDLSCDKTTYWICERKCSC